The following proteins are encoded in a genomic region of Paenibacillus sp. FSL R7-0273:
- a CDS encoding NUDIX hydrolase translates to MVWPTHIVAVSGIVENEEGQILLVKTFRGGWVCPGGQVEIGENLLDALIREIHEESGIDVTVSQLYGVVSNTGVHKWYDGVTTVPTKVMLDFICKPVGGELRTSDETSDCRWVAKDQVLELITAPAIRARYQAYLDFDGKTHYMDYVTKPDFEVKLNRTI, encoded by the coding sequence ATGGTGTGGCCAACGCATATTGTTGCGGTCAGCGGGATTGTGGAGAATGAGGAAGGGCAAATTCTTTTGGTGAAGACTTTTCGGGGAGGCTGGGTGTGCCCGGGAGGACAGGTGGAGATCGGAGAGAATCTGCTGGATGCCTTGATCAGGGAGATCCATGAAGAAAGCGGAATAGACGTAACCGTCTCACAGCTATATGGGGTTGTTTCCAACACGGGTGTTCATAAATGGTATGACGGTGTGACTACTGTACCGACGAAAGTAATGCTGGATTTTATCTGCAAGCCTGTCGGCGGGGAGCTGCGTACCTCCGATGAGACCTCAGACTGCCGCTGGGTCGCTAAGGATCAGGTGCTTGAGCTGATTACTGCCCCGGCTATCCGCGCGCGTTATCAGGCTTATCTCGATTTTGACGGGAAAACGCACTATATGGATTATGTTACTAAGCCGGATTTTGAAGTGAAATTAAACAGAACGATATAA
- the kduD gene encoding 2-dehydro-3-deoxy-D-gluconate 5-dehydrogenase KduD produces MSSLFSLAGKTAIVTGAAQGLGQGILLAFAEAGADVVSISLNSSEESVKAAEAYGVKALSIEADLSDHSKLQGAFDQALELTGHVDILVNCAGMIRRTPAKDHSEKDWFDVINLNQNTVFLLSQIAGRHFIERGTGKIINICSMLSYQGGINVPGYTASKHAVAGLTKAFANEWAQFGLNVNAIAPGYMATENTAPIRADQSRSDSILDRIPAGRWGTAEDVKGPAVFLASAASDYLNGHVLAVDGGWLAR; encoded by the coding sequence ATGTCATCATTATTCAGTCTGGCAGGCAAAACAGCAATCGTAACAGGAGCAGCACAGGGCCTTGGTCAAGGCATTCTGCTCGCATTCGCTGAAGCAGGCGCGGATGTAGTATCCATCTCCCTGAACAGCAGTGAAGAGTCCGTAAAAGCTGCAGAAGCTTACGGCGTAAAAGCACTCAGCATCGAAGCTGACCTGAGCGATCACAGCAAGCTGCAGGGCGCTTTTGACCAGGCTCTGGAACTGACCGGCCACGTTGACATTCTTGTTAACTGCGCAGGCATGATCCGCCGTACTCCTGCTAAAGACCACAGTGAAAAAGACTGGTTCGACGTAATCAACCTTAACCAGAACACTGTATTCCTGCTGTCCCAGATCGCCGGCCGCCACTTCATCGAAAGAGGCACTGGTAAAATCATCAACATCTGCTCCATGCTGTCCTACCAGGGCGGCATCAACGTTCCAGGCTACACAGCAAGTAAACATGCTGTTGCCGGTCTGACTAAGGCATTTGCTAACGAATGGGCACAATTCGGCCTGAACGTTAACGCAATTGCTCCAGGATACATGGCTACTGAGAACACAGCTCCTATCCGTGCTGACCAGAGCCGTTCCGATTCAATCCTTGACCGTATTCCTGCAGGCCGTTGGGGAACAGCTGAAGATGTTAAGGGCCCTGCTGTATTCCTGGCATCTGCTGCTTCCGACTACCTGAACGGCCACGTACTGGCTGTAGACGGCGGATGGCTGGCCAGATAA
- a CDS encoding alpha/beta fold hydrolase: MGSIFKSKAAEEEYYHYYAKCLEHFDLKGTSRYIATAFGDTYVTCFGDSDKQPLILLHGMTMSSTMWYPNIKALLQERCVYAVDVMGDFGKSKPAAAIKNRKAANEWLLEVLDALQCSRADVAGHSMGGFLAVNFALAHPERVLKLLLYAPAGTFHRMSLKFFAKIYPALLFHTEKWIDQAFLWFSGKGEPLHPVFRDQVISGYSHAKPLLQLMPSVFDRKEFSNFQVPALLLIGDKEVIYPAGKAMAKAKGLIPDLETHLIAGASHSLTMEHAEAVNRLSVLFLQKGDSAGTHHDKNVINNTVVMSDHIG; this comes from the coding sequence ATGGGATCTATTTTTAAGAGTAAAGCAGCCGAAGAAGAATACTATCATTACTATGCCAAATGCCTGGAGCATTTTGATTTAAAAGGGACGTCACGCTATATCGCGACGGCATTCGGAGATACATATGTGACCTGTTTCGGTGATTCAGATAAGCAGCCGCTGATTCTTCTCCATGGTATGACCATGAGCAGCACGATGTGGTATCCCAACATTAAGGCTTTGCTTCAAGAGCGGTGCGTGTATGCGGTCGATGTAATGGGCGATTTCGGAAAAAGCAAACCGGCTGCCGCAATAAAAAACCGGAAGGCTGCCAATGAGTGGCTGCTTGAGGTTTTGGATGCGCTGCAGTGTTCAAGGGCAGATGTGGCCGGCCATTCGATGGGCGGATTCCTGGCAGTGAATTTTGCGCTCGCGCATCCGGAACGGGTGTTAAAGCTGCTGCTGTATGCCCCTGCCGGAACGTTCCACCGAATGAGCCTGAAGTTTTTTGCAAAAATCTATCCGGCATTATTGTTTCACACCGAAAAGTGGATCGATCAGGCCTTCTTATGGTTTTCAGGCAAAGGCGAGCCGCTGCACCCTGTATTTCGCGATCAGGTAATCTCGGGCTACAGCCATGCAAAGCCGCTTCTGCAGTTGATGCCCTCTGTCTTTGACCGGAAGGAATTCAGTAACTTTCAAGTTCCTGCCCTGCTCCTGATAGGCGATAAGGAGGTCATCTATCCTGCCGGGAAGGCGATGGCTAAAGCCAAGGGACTAATTCCTGATCTGGAGACCCACTTGATTGCCGGGGCCAGCCATTCTTTGACGATGGAGCATGCGGAGGCTGTGAACAGGCTGAGTGTACTTTTCTTGCAAAAGGGTGATAGTGCGGGGACGCACCATGATAAAAATGTGATTAACAACACTGTTGTCATGTCTGATCATATCGGGTAA
- a CDS encoding stalk domain-containing protein, producing the protein MNTLLTSRLSRLILASAIMFSGLFAGTAATRVYADSPVTSTAIYKAYLDVNIVAAAEQKGLTRSVADYLASSGNPLDVKAAAINALYSDLAWSDREHAEEYAQLVYGKSTAALDKSAMSAQQLFVIGYLKVLDHYLDPDITWITAAQKALPDSQTVALIHALAASQQNMDCSWVITEPVLNDAELTKDLRQGAVDIITEYMVLYKGSPCQQSGEEPAVDRLVNDILQDAVVLSIGQSAVLVKGSAAAIDSANSSVVPYIRNNTTMVPLKFISDKFGARIEVNTKKLEATVVYLNQKTVVPKVEIRNGRTFVPLRAVMDIFNKQTYYNKGLIIITANIALDAQNPLNQQAAELIRQELLSLD; encoded by the coding sequence GTGAATACTCTATTAACCTCACGTTTGAGCAGGCTGATTCTTGCTTCTGCCATTATGTTCTCCGGACTATTTGCCGGCACTGCCGCTACAAGGGTCTATGCGGATTCCCCGGTCACCTCAACAGCTATTTATAAGGCTTATCTGGATGTGAATATCGTCGCGGCCGCCGAGCAAAAGGGTCTCACCCGTTCAGTAGCTGACTATCTGGCTTCATCAGGCAATCCCTTGGATGTGAAGGCGGCAGCTATTAATGCCTTGTATTCAGACCTGGCGTGGTCCGACAGGGAGCATGCGGAGGAATATGCGCAGCTGGTGTACGGGAAGTCAACTGCAGCACTGGATAAGTCTGCTATGAGTGCCCAGCAGCTGTTTGTTATCGGATATCTGAAGGTGCTGGATCATTATCTCGACCCGGATATTACATGGATAACTGCAGCGCAGAAGGCGCTGCCGGACAGCCAGACTGTTGCCTTAATCCATGCACTGGCGGCTTCACAGCAGAATATGGACTGCAGCTGGGTTATCACGGAACCGGTGCTTAATGATGCGGAGCTGACCAAGGATCTGAGACAGGGTGCGGTGGATATTATTACTGAGTATATGGTGCTGTACAAGGGGAGCCCATGCCAGCAGTCAGGAGAGGAGCCGGCTGTAGACAGACTGGTAAATGATATTTTACAGGATGCTGTTGTCCTGTCCATCGGGCAATCGGCTGTGCTGGTTAAAGGCAGTGCGGCAGCAATAGACAGTGCGAACTCAAGTGTGGTGCCGTATATCCGCAACAATACAACAATGGTCCCGCTGAAATTTATTTCCGATAAGTTCGGTGCCCGCATCGAGGTCAATACGAAAAAGCTGGAGGCCACTGTTGTATATCTGAATCAGAAGACGGTTGTCCCGAAGGTTGAGATCAGAAACGGGCGGACCTTTGTCCCGCTTAGGGCTGTAATGGATATTTTTAACAAGCAGACTTATTACAACAAGGGATTAATCATCATCACAGCCAATATCGCTCTGGATGCGCAGAATCCGTTGAACCAGCAGGCGGCTGAGCTGATCAGACAAGAGCTGCTGTCTCTCGATTAA
- the kduI gene encoding 5-dehydro-4-deoxy-D-glucuronate isomerase, protein MERRFASHPNEVKQFDTERLRKEFHIPVIFAPDELKLVLTHEDRMIVGGANPVNEDVVLTTDLKELGVTYFLERRELGVINVGGKGSIVVDGTEYEIDYKECLYVGQGAKDVVFKSADSAKPAKFYLNSAPAHQSYPTTKTTLEESESGALGGLENSNERTIHRFIHTNGVQSAQLVMGMTQLKPGSMWNTMPSHTHPRRMEAYFYFDLPDDSIAFHLMGEPTETRHIVMHNEQAVISPSWSIHSGVGTHNYTFIWSMAGDNKRYDDMDPVSMKELK, encoded by the coding sequence ATGGAAAGACGTTTTGCATCGCATCCGAATGAAGTGAAGCAGTTTGACACAGAGCGCCTGCGCAAGGAGTTCCACATCCCGGTTATTTTTGCTCCGGATGAACTGAAGCTTGTCCTGACCCATGAAGACCGCATGATCGTCGGCGGAGCTAATCCGGTGAACGAGGATGTTGTACTTACAACTGATTTGAAGGAGCTTGGGGTTACTTACTTCCTGGAGCGCCGTGAGCTGGGTGTAATCAACGTAGGCGGTAAGGGTTCTATCGTAGTAGACGGTACTGAATATGAGATCGATTACAAAGAATGTCTCTATGTGGGACAAGGCGCCAAGGATGTTGTATTCAAAAGCGCTGACAGCGCAAAGCCAGCCAAATTCTATCTGAACTCGGCTCCTGCACACCAGTCCTACCCTACTACTAAAACTACACTGGAAGAATCCGAATCCGGCGCACTCGGCGGACTGGAAAATTCCAACGAGCGTACGATCCACCGCTTCATCCATACCAACGGCGTACAGAGCGCTCAGCTCGTTATGGGTATGACCCAGCTGAAGCCGGGCAGCATGTGGAATACAATGCCGTCCCACACTCACCCGCGCCGGATGGAAGCCTACTTCTACTTCGATCTGCCGGACGATTCGATCGCGTTCCACCTGATGGGCGAACCGACGGAAACCCGCCATATCGTAATGCACAACGAGCAGGCTGTTATTTCTCCAAGCTGGTCTATTCACAGCGGAGTAGGTACTCACAACTATACCTTCATCTGGAGCATGGCCGGAGACAACAAGCGCTATGATGACATGGACCCTGTAAGCATGAAAGAGCTGAAATAG
- a CDS encoding DeoR/GlpR family DNA-binding transcription regulator, which translates to MNPIRRHEMIMEVMLNQKDVTVNELSDKLQVSGKTIREDLSKLEEQGLIMRVHGGAVLAQSDQFGILPLKNPLDKYADDKTEIALRAITHIEKDDIIALDGGSTTLEIARRLDNMSLTVVTNDVYIISELVPKENIRLVVPGGYRVRNMLAGPEAVAYVQKLNIQKAFLSATAVHIEHGLSIYTGDLIDFKQALVSTARKVFAACDHHKFGQTALRTFASLQEVDVLLTDSGLPSETAEQFRSAGINIEVG; encoded by the coding sequence ATGAACCCGATACGGCGGCACGAGATGATTATGGAAGTTATGCTGAATCAGAAGGATGTTACGGTTAATGAGCTTAGTGACAAACTCCAGGTTAGCGGCAAAACCATTCGCGAGGACCTCAGCAAGCTGGAGGAGCAGGGGCTGATTATGCGGGTGCACGGCGGTGCTGTGCTGGCCCAAAGCGATCAGTTCGGCATCCTCCCGCTCAAGAACCCGCTGGATAAATATGCCGATGATAAGACGGAGATTGCCCTGCGCGCCATTACCCATATCGAGAAGGACGACATCATTGCCCTGGACGGCGGAAGCACGACGCTTGAAATTGCCCGGCGTCTGGACAATATGTCCCTGACGGTTGTTACCAATGATGTGTACATCATCAGCGAGCTCGTTCCAAAAGAAAACATCCGTCTGGTCGTTCCCGGGGGGTACCGTGTCCGCAACATGCTGGCCGGTCCTGAAGCCGTTGCCTATGTCCAAAAGCTAAATATACAGAAAGCTTTCCTGTCGGCTACAGCCGTGCACATCGAGCACGGATTGTCTATCTACACCGGTGATTTGATTGATTTCAAGCAGGCGCTGGTATCCACCGCCCGCAAGGTATTCGCCGCCTGCGACCATCACAAGTTCGGACAGACCGCGCTGCGCACCTTCGCTTCCCTTCAGGAGGTTGATGTGCTGCTTACAGACAGCGGCCTCCCGTCCGAAACGGCAGAGCAGTTCCGCAGTGCAGGCATCAATATTGAAGTCGGGTAA
- a CDS encoding manganese catalase family protein, with product MFYHIKELQYRAKPERPDPVYARKLQEVLGGQYGEMSVMMQYLFQGFNCRAEQKYRDMLLDIGTEEIGHVEMLCTMIAQLLDGAPAAELDAAAQDPLVAAVLGGTNPQHLIVSGMGAAPTDSNGYPWNSKYIISSGNLLADFRANLNAESQGLVQVVRLYEQTTDPGIRDMLSFMISRDILHQNQWKAAIAEIEEMEGIIAPASFPRELTVEPATRQFLNLSEGEESSQGSWASGPLPDGTGDFEYVSKPVPQGGAPMLAQPADHQHSTLGSGPYLVNKGMESL from the coding sequence ATGTTTTATCACATCAAGGAACTCCAGTACCGGGCAAAGCCTGAGAGACCAGACCCGGTGTATGCCCGTAAACTCCAGGAGGTGCTGGGCGGCCAATACGGTGAAATGTCAGTTATGATGCAGTATCTGTTCCAGGGCTTTAACTGCCGGGCGGAGCAGAAATACCGGGATATGCTTCTGGATATCGGAACCGAGGAAATCGGACATGTTGAGATGCTGTGTACGATGATCGCCCAGCTGCTGGACGGTGCTCCCGCTGCCGAGCTGGATGCTGCTGCTCAGGACCCGCTGGTTGCAGCCGTGCTTGGCGGAACCAACCCGCAGCATTTGATCGTTTCCGGTATGGGGGCAGCTCCGACCGACAGTAACGGTTATCCGTGGAACAGTAAATATATTATCTCCAGCGGCAATCTGCTGGCCGATTTCAGAGCCAACCTGAACGCAGAGTCCCAAGGGCTGGTGCAGGTCGTGCGTCTGTATGAGCAGACCACCGACCCCGGCATCCGCGATATGCTCTCCTTTATGATCTCGCGTGACATTCTGCACCAGAACCAGTGGAAGGCGGCAATCGCCGAGATTGAGGAGATGGAGGGAATTATCGCTCCGGCCTCCTTCCCGCGCGAGCTGACGGTTGAACCGGCGACGCGCCAGTTCCTTAACCTCTCTGAGGGTGAGGAGAGCAGTCAGGGCAGCTGGGCCAGCGGGCCGCTGCCGGATGGAACCGGCGATTTCGAATATGTCTCGAAGCCGGTTCCGCAGGGTGGTGCGCCTATGCTGGCGCAGCCGGCAGATCATCAGCATTCCACGTTAGGCTCGGGTCCTTACCTCGTCAATAAGGGAATGGAAAGCCTGTAA
- a CDS encoding NUDIX hydrolase, translated as MNDELLTTFDEYGNITGSAPRDTVHRLGLWHETFHCWLISREADGGLSIWLQLRSQEKRDYAGLLDITAAGHLLSHETPQDGIRELEEELGISVPFAALHPLGIIPYTMDTAGFLDRERANVFILETDLPLEAFRLQPEEVAGLVTASFTDFCSLWEGSSSSIRIRGFRMEGARRIPIDEDAGIPSFVPHEPSYYRKIIAGISAAFA; from the coding sequence ATGAACGATGAATTACTCACTACGTTTGATGAATACGGGAATATTACAGGTTCTGCTCCCCGCGATACCGTACACCGGCTCGGGCTCTGGCATGAGACCTTCCACTGCTGGCTGATCAGCCGGGAAGCTGACGGCGGCTTGTCCATCTGGCTCCAGCTGCGCAGCCAGGAGAAACGGGATTATGCCGGCCTGCTGGATATAACTGCCGCAGGACATCTGCTTTCCCATGAAACTCCGCAGGACGGCATCCGCGAGCTTGAAGAGGAGCTTGGGATTTCAGTTCCCTTTGCGGCATTGCATCCGCTGGGCATTATTCCATATACCATGGATACAGCGGGCTTCCTTGACCGTGAACGTGCGAATGTCTTTATACTCGAAACAGACTTGCCCCTGGAGGCCTTTAGACTGCAGCCTGAAGAGGTAGCCGGCCTCGTCACCGCCAGCTTCACAGATTTCTGCAGTCTTTGGGAGGGCTCCAGCAGCTCTATACGGATCAGGGGCTTCCGTATGGAAGGTGCACGCCGTATACCAATTGACGAAGATGCCGGTATACCCTCCTTTGTTCCGCATGAACCATCCTATTACAGGAAGATCATCGCCGGCATTTCTGCTGCATTTGCTTAA
- a CDS encoding MFS transporter — MNKIRLSKSFYYLWGTQSAANAADVLYIMALTVLVLDHTGSLISATLVPLFRSLSQMLSGLLAPLLIERFKLSRLLLLSQSGQFVFFAVMAAYLGMQGSHASLPIVFLLIFAMSFLDGWTVPARNALVPRLTPSREGLLRANGLLSVSDQVVQFAGWGLSGLIIIWIGTSSTLLLTAVIYALAALFTLQIREPESGNAGKETSDGGSGDNAPKGSGWLVLSEGWKIIWRTPALRALTAIDAIDMLGGSVWVGAFTLIFVQQALGQGEEWWGFINAAYFAGTIGGGLLVISAVRRIGSRLLRFMLIGMAGYGLLTFLYAVNTNLILALVLVLLMGPFAELSIVTRRTLVQHSVNSEQLPKVLSAQATVLHLFFCISLLGMAWAAETFGIVRLYIFAACLTCSAVAVGIVYAKSLRKVEDTELPGH; from the coding sequence ATGAATAAGATTCGGCTCAGCAAATCCTTTTACTACTTATGGGGCACCCAGTCGGCGGCAAATGCTGCGGATGTCCTCTATATTATGGCTTTAACTGTGCTGGTACTGGACCATACCGGCAGCCTGATCTCGGCGACGCTGGTCCCTCTGTTCCGCTCACTCTCACAGATGCTCAGCGGCCTGCTCGCTCCCCTGCTCATCGAACGGTTTAAGCTGTCCCGCCTCCTCCTGCTGTCGCAGTCTGGCCAGTTTGTATTCTTTGCCGTTATGGCAGCCTATCTCGGAATGCAGGGCAGCCATGCTTCACTGCCCATTGTGTTCCTGCTGATCTTTGCAATGTCCTTCCTGGACGGCTGGACCGTCCCTGCCCGCAATGCACTCGTCCCGCGGCTTACCCCTTCCCGTGAAGGACTGCTGCGGGCCAACGGCCTGTTATCCGTCAGCGATCAGGTCGTCCAGTTCGCCGGCTGGGGTCTCAGCGGCCTGATTATCATCTGGATCGGAACCTCCTCCACTCTCCTGCTTACTGCTGTAATCTACGCGCTAGCTGCCCTGTTCACCTTGCAGATCCGGGAGCCGGAATCCGGCAATGCAGGCAAAGAGACGTCTGACGGCGGCAGCGGAGACAATGCTCCGAAGGGCTCCGGGTGGTTGGTACTGAGTGAAGGCTGGAAAATCATCTGGCGTACCCCCGCTTTAAGAGCACTTACCGCTATTGATGCGATCGATATGCTCGGAGGCTCGGTCTGGGTCGGTGCGTTCACGCTTATTTTTGTCCAGCAGGCTTTGGGACAGGGCGAAGAATGGTGGGGATTCATTAACGCTGCTTATTTTGCCGGCACCATCGGCGGAGGACTGCTGGTCATTTCGGCTGTGCGCCGGATCGGCAGCAGACTGCTGCGGTTTATGCTGATCGGCATGGCCGGTTACGGACTGCTCACTTTCCTGTACGCGGTCAATACAAACCTTATCCTTGCGCTTGTACTTGTCCTTCTGATGGGACCCTTTGCGGAGCTGAGTATCGTAACCCGCCGCACCCTTGTCCAGCACAGCGTGAACAGTGAGCAGCTGCCGAAGGTATTATCCGCACAGGCGACAGTGCTCCACCTGTTCTTCTGCATCTCCCTGCTGGGAATGGCCTGGGCGGCTGAAACGTTCGGTATCGTCAGGCTGTATATTTTTGCCGCTTGCCTGACCTGCTCTGCAGTGGCCGTTGGAATAGTCTACGCCAAATCACTGCGGAAGGTTGAGGACACTGAGCTTCCCGGGCATTGA